A window from Cryptomeria japonica chromosome 1, Sugi_1.0, whole genome shotgun sequence encodes these proteins:
- the LOC131034140 gene encoding chitinase 2-like — protein sequence MFFKFGGILTKREYISGANSNLFREYIGAEFNNVKFSDLPIDSGTQFHFILAFAIDYTPSGSAPTNGKFNIFWDNDNLSPSAVQAIKAQHKNVKVALSLGGDSVESGNVQFMPSSVSSWVSNAVSSLTSLIKEYHLDGIDIDYEHFDFTNPNTFAECIGQLITQLKRNKVISFASIAPYDDGPIQSHYTALWKSYGNLIDFVNFQFYAYDSSTTVSQFIKHFNDQESRYSGGKVLASFMTEGSGGLSPAKGFFTACRMLRNSGKLNGIFVWSADSSQSNNFQFEKQSQALVALRREDLKQ from the exons atgttttttaaatttggaGGTATACTGACTAAACGAGAATACATTTCAGGTGCGAATTCGAATTTGTTTAGAGAATACATTGGGGCAGAGTTCAACAATGTTAAATTTTCTGACCTGCCAATCGATTCCGGCACCCAGTTTCATTTCATTCTTGCCTTTGCTATCGATTACACCCCGTCAGGAAGCGCTCCTACAAATGGAAAGTTCAACATTTTCTGGGATAATGACAATCTGAGCCCCAGCGCCGTGCAAGCCATCAAAGCCCAACACAAGAATGTCAAAGTTGCTCTCAGCTTAGGCGGGGACAGCGTTGAAAGTGGCAACGTCCAGTTCATGCCATCATCTGTGTCGTCGTGGGTGAGCAACGCCGTTTCTTCACTCACAAGCTTAATCAAGGAATACCATCTTGACGGCATCGACATCGACTATGAGCATTTCGACTTTACCAATCCCAATACATTTGCTGAGTGCATTGGGCAGCTCATAACACAGTTAAAGCGGAACAAAGTCATCTCCTTTGCCTCCATCGCTCCCTATGACGACGGTCCAATCCAATCCCATTACactgcactctggaaaagctatgGCAATTTGATTGACTTTGTGAATTTCCAATTCTATGCCTACGACTCGAGCACCACCGTCTCACAGTTCATCAAACATTTCAACGATCAGGAGTCCCGCTATAGTGGCGGAAAAGTGTTGGCTAGTTTCATGACGGAGGGCAGTGGAGGGCTGTCACCTGCAAAAGGCTTCTTTACCGCATGCCGAATGCTCAGGAACTCCGGCAAGCTCAACGGCATCTTTGTGTGGTCTGCAGACTCCTCACAGTCTAATAACTTCCAATTCGAGAAACAATCCCAGGCT TTAGTTGCATTGAGAAGGGAAGATCTGAAGCAATGA